The DNA sequence TCGTTTGAAAACATACTGGCTCCTCGTACGCAGAAGTGATCTCGTCCGTCACTTTGTCGTCAGACGTGTTCCAAAACCTGAAAGATCCTTGACCCTTTTTCTCGTCAAAGTCAATCTGCCAGGACGGACTGTCAGCGTAAATTTGGCTGGAAAGAGTAAGAACCTTACCATTCGCGTGTCGAAAAATACCAAAGGGGCCAGAATATTCTCGTCGAAAGTCCGAAGCATCCATTTCTGAGTCAGGCCCTCAACCCGGGGCACATAAAAGTCCCACAAGGTATTAGCCACCAGGTGTTCCTCTAATGTACACAGCTTGATCTTGAGATTATCCATCATGAGCCAGTCTTGAGACCTTGCAAGGTCAAGTTCACGATATGGGAAGTTTGAGGCTACAAGGAGGTGCGTCAAAGCAGACGTTATgtcatctcctccataGTTCAGTTTTATTCTACAGTACATCAGTATCAATTTATCAGGAAGGAGCGCGCTTGAGAACGTTGATATTCACCTAGTCTCGGCAAGCAGCATGGCTTCGTCCACACAAGTTACACTTGTTTCTTGAGCACCAATATCTACCACGCAGGCACTGCTCATACCTGCTCCAAAGATAGCACAATATGCCTCTTGCTGTACCGCGATAGACTTGAAACCTAGGACTTGTAGAATAAGATGGGTCATCTCCTGGATAAACACGCGATCGCCATGATCAGGAACGATGAGGAGAACAGAGAAAAAGGGATAATCCCGGGGAGCTATGGATAGTTGAGTGGATAGAGaggaggtgatgatggtggaaaTATCATCGAGAACAGTTTGTGAAGAGGCCCAATCTCGACGGTTGAGAGAGCGGTGAAGGATGGGGTAACGAACAGTGTACCCAGCAGATTCTGGGAGTCTCAACGCGTCCGTACCAATGAAAAACGGTTTCCCCTCTGGTTCTGTCCAGTCAATTCGATATGGATCGTTGTGCTCAGGCAACAATTCAGGCTTGAccttgctgttgttggCTTTGACTCGGGTGAGTTCTCTCCAGTCGGTAGCAAGACGTTCCTGTACAAGACGATTTCGAAGATAATCTCTGAGATAACCGATCGACTCGTCTATCTGAAGGTACGATTAATCCCGTCAATGTATTTTATGAAGATTGATCGACGCACAGGATCAACCCACTCCCCGATATCATCACCATTGCTCAtctcaacatcttcttccagatggtcatcgtcctcgtccgcctcgcctcttttccttttatTATTTCGTTCATGTTGCTCTTTTAAACTTTTGACTCTGCTTCCCATCACAGGCGCTTTTCGGGATCCACTGGTTTGCACTGCTTTTGTAGGCCGCGCTATGCAGTTTGGTATTTCTTTAGGATAGAAATCAGATGCAAGTCCTAAACGAAGGTTGCGCGATCCGGGATGAATGACGAGGATCTTGGAAAGAGGGTTCTGTAGATTCGATTAATGCCCTTGTTGCGTTCGCCATACAGAATGTGATGTCTCCTACCTCCCGTTCACCATCACCAGCTGTTGGTATCTTTGATGAcaatccttcctcctctctcctaGCCTTTTCTAGACTCATTTGTCGAACGACATCGacatttctttctttctgcaGGTAATCGCCAGCAGGAATCTTGACATTATAAGTTCCAGGAACGAAAGCAGTGGTATATGCTAAAAGGCCTTCTACTTTTTTCTAAGTATGTTGGTCAGTCGTTTGCATGTTAGATGTTTGCAAGTATGACAATATACCTTGCTAACGCGCTTGTTGTACTGTTTTTTTATGGGGGCGGAAGCGACGGCTGGTGCAGGTGCCGAAGTGGTTGTCGTTGTCGA is a window from the Cryptococcus neoformans var. neoformans JEC21 chromosome 2 sequence genome containing:
- a CDS encoding nucleus protein, putative; protein product: MDTPASNTEAPPTPSPAPPQIPSASTTTTTSAPAPAVASAPIKKQYNKRVSKKKVEGLLAYTTAFVPGTYNVKIPAGDYLQKERNVDVVRQMSLEKARREEEGLSSKIPTAGDGERENPLSKILVIHPGSRNLRLGLASDFYPKEIPNCIARPTKAVQTSGSRKAPVMGSRVKSLKEQHERNNKRKRGEADEDDDHLEEDVEMSNGDDIGEWVDPIDESIGYLRDYLRNRLVQERLATDWRELTRVKANNSKVKPELLPEHNDPYRIDWTEPEGKPFFIGTDALRLPESAGYTVRYPILHRSLNRRDWASSQTVLDDISTIITSSLSTQLSIAPRDYPFFSVLLIVPDHGDRVFIQEMTHLILQVLGFKSIAVQQEAYCAIFGAGMSSACVVDIGAQETSVTCVDEAMLLAETRIKLNYGGDDITSALTHLLVASNFPYRELDLARSQDWLMMDNLKIKLCTLEEHLVANTLWDFYVPRVEGLTQKWMLRTFDENILAPLVFFDTRMIDFDEKKGQGSFRFWNTSDDKVTDEITSAYEEPTSAMKALTSHLLPGASHTSASGFQKSEAPSNSESTTPAPAPLAISSNSSPEKPNASLSTTLAQTPVPELNLPSTASTPTPAAGGAADADTPGTAAPALLSLPTLASLAPQPTLSASQIFTASSQSPLDAAIAASLSLCGTENKIRTLSHSILLIGGSSSIKGLPAFISDRLPPLLKQRGVPGNGEVTIVPPPRGLNPRYVSWKGGSVMCNIEGLGDMWIRRDEWEALGVRALKDRYMWF